Genomic window (Zingiber officinale cultivar Zhangliang chromosome 2B, Zo_v1.1, whole genome shotgun sequence):
ggtcttcactggtgtctctgagctcgaaccaataagcaagagtcaagttgttgccaactgatcgcaaccagtgaacgttgacgctccaattgcaccatttgtagcgaaacacagcagaaagagcacttggtcttattcttctgatggagcttaatttgaatttaagcattggcacgacacctgcaacctgtaactcaaaaagtttacaacagatggttagatcagatgaataagaaatcacagagaaacagcagaagacaaacgacatcgttgtggatcggtcaacagaccgatccatacccctctggatcgatcaggacacatcctgatcggtctgggatggtgttgatcggtctgtggaccgatcagcctataggtggatcggtccacagaccgatccccctattgatcTGAATCACatcgcttcttactgatcggtcaccagaccgatcaaataactaaggtatcactggatcggtcgacggaccgatacagacagccaaagtatcaatggatcggtcaacagaccgatccaatgcctctgttggttttagagcttcccagccctaaaccctaacgtcttcctggtccagagaatgagctaccgagccctctctaacctagtctggagaacgagctaccgagccctctctgacatagtctggagaacgagctgccgagccctctccgacttcgtccggtccagagaacgagctaccgagccctctctgacctagtccggagaacgagctaccgagccctctccgacttccacgtccgggtcagagaacgagctaccaagccctctctgacctagtccggagaacgagctaccgagccctctccgacttcgcgtgccaagtatccgtacttggacttttcctctccacatgatcaaccttgatcattaatcagtctgagtttaattaatatctgatacaaacttaaatcagtgtcaacatcaaaacaacagccaggtcagactgtattaacataAAACTGTGCAATCACATGGCTTAATAGTATGAGCATGGATGTAACAGACAGACTTTTTTTTActagataattttaaatttataattgatcaatgagaaaaattttcaataatacgTCGTAACTAAGTCACGAACTGTAGAtccctaattgattaatgagggaattttttaataatacaccgcagctgagtctcgaactctaaatCCCTGATTGCTTAAtgagaaaaatttctaataatataCCGCAGTTGAGTCTGAAACTCTAAATTCCTAATTGATAtgacaattaataataaaaacttataattattttcaatgtaaatagaaaaaagaatATTGACATAATTTCATTTTGTGTTTTACAAAAGTTAACTAGTAAAGGGTCTAGAtttataataaaatagtaagatgaaATGAAAATATTGCATGATGAAATAAAGTCAAGAAGACAATATCAATATCAAATTTTAAAACACTAAATAGGTATCCAATTAACTAGCTACGAATCATCAATCAAATTTAGATACATGTCCAACCAACCAACCAAAGAATCCAACAATTTGACCATCCACGATGATCAAAACATTGAACGCCCTATAGCCTCCTTGGCCAAAAGGCCTATGCTTCAGTTCTAAATTAGCGGCCTACAAAGatcacaaaattttgttaaaagtaATAGATGTTGGAACAAATTTTAAATATCTAAGAGTTAGATATAATATTGTTAAGTCCTAAAACTAATAATAATGTTCATCTATGTAGAATAATATTGACAATGACTAAATCATTTAGATCTAAATGTTcgttcatttcatttcatttcatatAAAGACAGAATAGGTCATAATAAATGATTTGGTAGGAAAATATGTGTTACCTAAAATAAGGGGTAAGGGAATCCTTGATGTTCTCGTCATCCCAATCCAAGTTGTTCCACCAATCTTCTTCACCTTTAATTACTTTTAATCTGTTCTTCAATATTTCAGCCCCAAATGGTAATTTTTTAAGCTCTGGGCATTCGTCCACTCGTATATATTCCAAGTAGGGAAAATGGAGCGATCGGTTTGCAATGTGATTGAGGTTCGGCATGCTCCATAAAATCAAGCGTCGGATGGTAGAGCTAGAGATGGAGTTGGAGTTCCCTACCTCACTTATTACTTCCTTCATTTTCCTACACATACTTATGTATAGAAAATTAATGCATGGTAGTTGGAGAACCCAAGAAACATCATTCAACATAGGGCATCCACAAATACTTAGTTCACGAAGGTTGTTGAGCCGAACTCTATTCAATGAAATCTCTTCCAATAAGATTAGGAAATGAAAACCAAGCCTCTTTAAACATCCTAAACTTGATTCGCCACCCACACCTGCAGCTAACACTAATCTGTCTAATCTAAGATTGCTAATGCACAGAATCTCAAGCTTGTCACTCACCCTACAGCTCCATTGTGGAATGCCCAGATCGTAGTTTGgaagttttgaaatattttctccATCCAAAATAAGCTGCCATATGGAGACATTTGGTGGTAACATGTTGAGTCGCTCAATGTTATCTGTTGTAGCATTAATGGTAATTCCCACACTTAATTGGTGACGTCCTTTGAAACATTTCAGCTCATCACACCACCACTCAGTTACAGGATAAGTGGAAGCTATATTCAACCACTTGAGCATTGATAAATTAGATATCGTCCCATTGGGTACAATCTCAAGACCAGCATCCATTAGAAGCAAACACTCTAATTTGACCAGGCAACCAAACTCAGCCGGCAGTCTTGTAATAGGATTGAAGGACAAGTTTAAATATTGAAGCTTAGTTAAGCTACAAATCTCCCTAGGAAGCTCTGTTATACCACATCCATCGAGATCTAAGTATGTTAAATGAGGCATGCTTGCAAACAAACTCGGAGGAATTGTTATCGGACTATGATTGTGATGGAGAATCAACATAGAAAGTTTTGGAAAAGTGGAAGCTTCATACTCTTGTAAAGAAGTAATATTATTCATCATGAATGATGCTCGCTCTGCTTCTTGCCATTCTTCTTGTCTAGGCAAATCACTCAACCCGATTCCTGCTTTTACCATCCATTTTCTTTTGTTCCCCTTCAACCCAGAAACCATCAACAATGCCATGTCTCGGATGACATCGTGCATCTTTACGACTTTGTCCGAATCACATTTCTCTAGCAAGGATGCAGCCCCGAGAGCTTCCAGATGGGAGTAGCCTTTGGCGAAAGCTTCATTGATCACGTTAAATTCACGGATTATGCCGCTACCTATCCAACACGGTATCAACTCAGAGGATTTGAATATCTCATAATCTTCAGGCCACAAAGCGCAACACAAGAGGCATTCTCTTACGGAGTCATTCTCTAAACTGTCGTAGCTCAGCTTGAAGGCTTTATACATGACGAGTGAATCTTCCGGAAGTGCAATGGTTGTCCACTCATGTTTATCTCTTATTTGATGGAGAGCATCGTTCCAAGCTTCCCAAGACCTTTTCCCTGACATGGAACGAGCGACGGTGACAAGAGCAAGCGGAAGGCCTGCACATTCTTTAGCAAGTTTTTCGGCAACGAACTTAATTCCAGCATCTGAGCCGAGAACATCCCCATCGCTATTCTGCACAAAGAGTTGCCATGCTTGATCTGAATCTAGACAATTGACTTTCATCTTCTTTTCTGCTTTCATTTGTGCACACATTGTCTCACTGCGGGTCGTGAACACCACGACTTTGCGTGGCTGCTGATGCTGCTGCTGGCCTTGCTCAGTACCCGAGTGTGCCATCCCCAACAGTTGAAGATACAAACGTTCCCAAATGTCATCGAGAAGCAACAAGCAGTTTTTGTTCTTCAAGAAGCTACACAACTTAACACCACAGGTTTGTTCATCGTCATTCTCCTCCAGTGTATGCAGATTTAGACTCTTAGCAATATCAATCTGGAGCCTTTTCAATTGGCAGTCTTTGGAGGCCACAACCCAAATCACACGATCAAATATGGAATGGTTAAGATGATAGTGTTGCTGGATCCTCTTCAACATGGTGGTCTTACCGACACCACCCATTCCGAAGATGCCTATGATGTTGCCTTCTCCACCATTGATGTAGCCCACAATGTCCTCCACATACGACTCGATCCCAACAGGCGGTTGGTGTGCGATAGGAAGCATCACGGTGGGTTCCGGAGGCCCAACTGTGGCAATCGGATCCAGTGCACCAGCTCTGCTCATCAATTCAGTAGCCTCGCAGAGCTTCTTCGCCACTCTTCGAATGATGGAGCAGAAGTTTGATGACTCTCCGATAGAGACCTGATCTCCTGCTTGCTGTGTTTGACTCGATGTGCCGCCGGTTTGATTGAAGCAATTGCAACTGAAGCAACCTAACGAAACAAAGCAATAGAGTACTGATACAAATTCCTTATAGATAAAAGCAGTACGTACGTAGTAGCTTGTATATGGATTAAAGCACAAAGCAGGACAATTGAATTGGCATGAaaaggaagaagtaaaaaaaaagtaTATAGGGGAGAATACTGACTCATGCTTTGGAAATCCTGCTTGATAGCAGCCACTTGGGCTTCCAGTTCCTCCACCTCCCGTAGCCACTGGCTGACTTGGTTGGTCGGAATTTTCCCTTGGCGATCCGCCTCTTCGATCTGGTTCTTGATGTCGTCCCTTTTACCTCTCAATCTTGCCATTTCCTTCTCCAATTTCTGGATGCCAGATTTTGGCCTGCCCAGTACTGGCAGCGATGCCCACAGCCCGCTCAGGCAACTGTTGACGTCTAcgttgagatttagtttgatgcacGCCATGGACGATCGAGGAGAAGCTCTACCTTGTTGACTAGCGATATTGGTAAGAGTTAAGCAGGGGGGAGACGGCAGAGTTGAATTGCATGACTAATGTCGGGGGAGAGAAGACTCATGCAGAATAAATTAAGTCTATTATGTTTGCTTGTGTGAGCAAAGATGAAAGAGACCTGATCTCAACTGCTACATTGACAATGTTACGTTTGGTTGACTGAAATAATAACCTGTTAGTGGAAAAATAATAAGATGGTTACATTTGTATATTTATCCAAGTTGGGTTTGTTTATTCGTTTGtgtgtaaaatttttttaaaaataatgtataGGATTTTTTCTATaaagaaaagaatttttttatgtttgattcatgaagaaaaaaaattctccTTGTGGTCTAATGCTGCCTCATCTCCTGTGGCAAGGGTGAAATGTTCACGCTCGACA
Coding sequences:
- the LOC122047950 gene encoding probable disease resistance protein At1g61300, whose protein sequence is MACIKLNLNVDVNSCLSGLWASLPVLGRPKSGIQKLEKEMARLRGKRDDIKNQIEEADRQGKIPTNQVSQWLREVEELEAQVAAIKQDFQSMSCFSCNCFNQTGGTSSQTQQAGDQVSIGESSNFCSIIRRVAKKLCEATELMSRAGALDPIATVGPPEPTVMLPIAHQPPVGIESYVEDIVGYINGGEGNIIGIFGMGGVGKTTMLKRIQQHYHLNHSIFDRVIWVVASKDCQLKRLQIDIAKSLNLHTLEENDDEQTCGVKLCSFLKNKNCLLLLDDIWERLYLQLLGMAHSGTEQGQQQHQQPRKVVVFTTRSETMCAQMKAEKKMKVNCLDSDQAWQLFVQNSDGDVLGSDAGIKFVAEKLAKECAGLPLALVTVARSMSGKRSWEAWNDALHQIRDKHEWTTIALPEDSLVMYKAFKLSYDSLENDSVRECLLCCALWPEDYEIFKSSELIPCWIGSGIIREFNVINEAFAKGYSHLEALGAASLLEKCDSDKVVKMHDVIRDMALLMVSGLKGNKRKWMVKAGIGLSDLPRQEEWQEAERASFMMNNITSLQEYEASTFPKLSMLILHHNHSPITIPPSLFASMPHLTYLDLDGCGITELPREICSLTKLQYLNLSFNPITRLPAEFGCLVKLECLLLMDAGLEIVPNGTISNLSMLKWLNIASTYPVTEWWCDELKCFKGRHQLSVGITINATTDNIERLNMLPPNVSIWQLILDGENISKLPNYDLGIPQWSCRVSDKLEILCISNLRLDRLVLAAGVGGESSLGCLKRLGFHFLILLEEISLNRVRLNNLRELSICGCPMLNDVSWVLQLPCINFLYISMCRKMKEVISEVGNSNSISSSTIRRLILWSMPNLNHIANRSLHFPYLEYIRVDECPELKKLPFGAEILKNRLKVIKGEEDWWNNLDWDDENIKDSLTPYFRPLI